Proteins from a genomic interval of Quercus lobata isolate SW786 chromosome 11, ValleyOak3.0 Primary Assembly, whole genome shotgun sequence:
- the LOC115967379 gene encoding uncharacterized protein LOC115967379 — protein sequence MAHIVAARARELAEESEREKEAREAAVKTAKEKLKAAESAEKKAAIAEKNRSLAEKRCAELLTQQNETELKLAQAISLNTSNAEEIADLRAGLAAAEQKWYDVGFADAENSVEPVVARARNMGFEAGWFAALQAMGVPEDSHLRDPGQIPFPSPAPAAQGTPVAIDEEETASMRELVEQIDAHAEPEEMEVTSIPTVQELLGEAPPFSLAGQQEVIPPNQPPR from the coding sequence ATGGCCCACATTGTGGCTGCTCGGGCAAGGGAGCTTGCTGAGGAGAGCGAGCGCGAGAAGGAGGCGCGCGAGGCGGCGGTGAAAACGGCTAAGGAAAAACTGAAGGCCGCCGAGTCTGCTGAGAAAAAGGCAGCAATTGCCGAGAAGAACCGGTCCCTTGCCGAGAAAAGGTGTGCGGAGCTCCTAACCcagcagaatgagacggagCTTAAGCTAGCCCAAGCTATCAGCCTTAACACCTCCAATGCCGAGGAGATAGCTGACCTTAGGGCAGGCTTGGCAGCCGCGGAGCAGAAATGGTATGATGTCGGCTTTGCTGATGCCGAAAACTCTGTAGAGCCGGTGGTTGCTCGGGCTAGGAATATGGgctttgaggccgggtggtttgccgcCCTTCAGGCAATGGGCGTTCCTGAGGATTCGcatctgagagaccccggccaaatcCCATTCCCGAGCCCCGCCCCTGCTGCTCAGGGTACCCCGGTGGCGATTGACGAGGAAGAGACAgccagtatgagggagctggttgagCAAATCGATGCTCACGCCGAGCCTGAGGAAATGGAAGTCACCAGtatcccgactgtgcaggagcttctcggtGAGGCCCCGCCTTTTTCTTTGGCCGGCCAGCAGGAAGTGATACCACCGAACCAACCTCCCCGctaa